GGCTGGCAgtgcaagaaaggaaggaagcgctcacaaggggtggggggtgggaggggtgggcaaCGACAAGGTCCTGGCGGCCAAGGCTGGAACGAGGTGGGCAGCCAAACCGACAGCGCGGAGCTACGTCCCCACCAAAGCGCAGACGACACCCACGCGTCCATCCTCCTTACGGGAGTCCAGACCACACGGCGGGTCTTCCCCGGAGCTTCGCTCCCACCCCCGGGAGGGTGGGCTGCCCCTCTGAGTGGCTGCCAGAGAGACGGGAGGACAGGACAAGGAGTGACACTCCTTGGCAGATCCCCCCTGAGCCAGGTGACCAGGCCGACAGCCCCCGTGATGTCGTGCGGACGTCAGGTGCCCTGATGTGATGTGACGAGAGCGCCACCTCACCTCTGGGGTCTTCTTTCCATAAACCACAACCCCTGTCTAACCAGGAGAAAACACAGCAGACAAAGCCCAAATCAGGGACACGCTACAGAACACCTGAGTGGTCCTCCCCCAAACCGTCAAGGTCACGAAAAAGTAGGCTCCCAGATGGGACCCCGGGCAGAAAGAGGACCCTGCGGCAGCGCGTGACCTGCAGCCTGGGGCGCGGGGAACAGTAACCGAGCACCGTCGCGTCTCAGTTTCCACAGTGTGCCTCGGTCTGCATCTTTCTGTTAACCTAAAACCACTCCAGAATAAAAAGCTCACTCGAGAGGTGCTGTGCAACATTACTTCTATCTGTTCAGAACTAGGTCTTGAGGCACGTGTTTGATCTGCCCCGGGCGGGGTGCAGGGGAGGCAACAGCAGCTGGCAGGGGGCCCCACAGGGGCCACGGTGGCACCTCCAAGTGGGACGGCTCTGGGGGGGTCTGACTGAGAAGGTGAACACGGGCTAGAGGCTCCCCGATGACAAACCTGCTAGACACGGGACGTATAAGGAAGACACGTGACATGGGCGGATGCAGCCGAGCGCAGCTGCAACGGCCCGGGACGCCCTGCCCCTCAGGGCCCGGTTTTCTGCGTTTCCCGGTGATCTGCTCTCCACACCTGaaccccactcccactcccagaGCAGCTGTGAGGGAGGCTCTGTCGCCACTCCTCCCCACTCCGGGGGTCCCCTCGGCCTGGTGCACGCGGCTGCCCTGCTGATCCCTGGAAGAAGCCACGTGCCCTGTGGCCCCGCTCACAGCTTCCTTCCCGGCTTCACGGGACAGTGAGGTCTGGGCGCCGGACGAGGTTTCGGTCACTTCAGCCGCTGACAACGATCAGTTCCTCAAACTGAAGAGGGCGCATCCAGGGGGCCAGGCGGCCGGCTAGGCGCCTCGGGGGGCCGCCGCCCCGCCCGTGGTCCCCCACTTCACCGACGGGGACGCTGCCAGAGCTGGTCCCCCGGCCGCGTGACCCCTGTGTGCACGCACAGCCCCCCACGAGAGAGTCAGTCTCCTTTCTAGAACCAAGAGCCACCCATCGTGCATCCTGGCACATGACCCTGGCGGCCACCGTATCGCCAGTACCGAGCCTGGGACCTGCCAGGCCGGCGCTGAGGCAGAGCCCCGGACCAGCCCACGGCCTGCGGGCGCCTAACCCATAACGCGTGCAGAGAGCAGACCCATCGGGCCCGCCTGGTGTCCCCGGGCCAAACCCCTCACCCTCCCCACCACCTGCCCCATGGGCCCTGTCCGCCCATCACCTCAACCTGTCGTGGCTCCAGGCCAGCAGAACAGTACAGCCCCGTCCGCACACGCTCACTGGAGCGCTGATGGCGGCACGGAGCCGACGGCCGACCATGCCCAGCAGCAGCTCCGCGCCCACGGGCCCTGCCTCTAACTGGCACTGCGACCAGTCCCACGGGCAGCAAGGTGCTGGCACCTCTGCCCCACGCAGCCCTCCCCACGCCCTCTGAGCCCCCGCCGGACACAGGGCGCAGCTCAGGGCTGCCGCCTCGCGGTTCCCACGCTGCCAACTTCCCAGGAGTACGTGTCACGGCACCACCTCCACAGCACGTCACCGAGGGGGGCCTCGTCACCTCGGCGCCACGCAGAGCCAGGAATGGACCAACAAGGAGGCCGAGGccagccccccacacccccccgcAGGCCCCAGCAGCACCTACTTGGAGAAGATGGCCATCAGCTTCCTCCGGCTCCTCCGGGGCTCCGCGTCCTGTTCAAAGCCGTCCGTGTCCTTGCCCAGGAAGACCTCCTGGTGGAAATCCCTGTTGAGGTGCCCATCCATCTCTAGCTTCACCCCGTTCAGGTGGTCCGGAGGCAGGATCTCGTTTTCCTCCCTGCTACCCACTCTCTCCCGAGCGGACGAGTGGTTGGCGGGCCGGGCGGACGCGTCCATCAGAAGGACAGCCCCCAGGAGCCAGAGGCAGCGAGGGGCCAGGCCACAGAGGGGAGCCTGCCTGGAGGTCATGGCTGCCGGGGTCTGCGCTGCAGGATGGCCTGCGAGTGTGGCcgggagctggggaaggggggtggCAGGTGAGGAGGTGGTGATCACAGCCTGCCTACCACCCAGGGCAACGCGGGAGGCCCCACAGCCGGCACACTGCCTGCGGCCAGCCTGAGGCTGCCCGGTCCCAGCCAGCACCTAACGGCCCACGAAGAGGGCGCAGAGCCACGAGATGGTGGAGCCCCAGCAAACACTCCTCTAAAGAGACGTTTATTTTGCAACACGAAATAGAAGTCCTTGGTTTCCAGGACCTACGCTGGGCATcctgttttctccttcttccacTCCCTCCTCCAACCACGATGAGGTGGCCCTGCCTCAAGGTACGCCCCGCACCGCTAACCCTGCCCCTTCTCCAGGCCCACCGCAGCTGCCCCCAGCACGGCTGTCCTTGGAGGCTGGCCCCAGAGTCACCGTAACTCACTCTCCAGATGCCAGCCCAGCACTCGCGAGCTCCGGGACCTTGACGAAGGCACCTGCCCGCCTCAGCTTCGGCCTCCTCACCCCAAGGCTTTGTGAGGGCCTGGTGCCAGCGAAGCCCAAACCCACTGGGCAAggcaccacccctccccctccccacctccacgacccttgtgcacacacatgtacacacgtaAACACAGCGTGTACACGCAGGCACACATCCACAAGTGCACACATCCACGGGCACGCAcccacacgtacacacacatccacacgtACGCCCAcgtgtgctcacacacacacacaggcatccTTGCTCACGTTCACACACGAACACCGAGAAGGCCAGAGTGCCCAGGAAGTCTGTGACCCTGGGCGTGCCCGGGCTTGGCGGTGAAGGAACGAGGCCACCCTCTGTCCACGTCAGGGACCCCAGGGCCACAGGCGCTCACACCCAGCACTCGGCCACCCGGCCTCTCCCACATCTGCTGCCCACCCGGGGCCGCCTGCCTTCCCGCCCCCAcggctcctcctccagcccccccccccacttccccacTGCGCTCCTCAGGACCTTCTTGCCCTTAACGTGTTCCTCTTGGAGCCTGTCCACCCAGCAAACGCCTGCGGGCCCTCCCAGGTGCCGCGGAGGCCCCCCTCCAGCAGGCCTGACAGGGAGCAGCAGAGGGAAGCCCCCCAGGCCAGGGTGGTGTCCAAGGTGAGGCACAGGGGTTCGAACCACGGTGCCCTCCGTCAGGCCAAGCAGGCACCCGTGCTGGCTGGCAGCGCAGCCCAAGGCCAGGGCCACAGGCCCTCCCCGGCTGGCAGACGTCACCACTTGCTCCTCTGATGCCTCTTCTCTACCCTGCGCGCTCCTGACCAACGCCTCCCCTGGCACGGGGACACCTCAGTCGGTCTGACAAGGACGGGGTAAAGGGACAAAGCCGGTGCCTAAACAGTTAATCCCACTAAGGGATCAGCCATGAAGGAGAACGTATGGGAGACCCTGTAAGTCAATGATCGCTCTAGAAAGCAGGCTTGCTGAGCAACAAACCATGCAACGTAAGCACAAGACATGCCCCAGACGATAAAATGGGGGAATGAGACCCACACCCTGCCCAGTAAGGTCAGTAAGTTAATGGTTCCTAAGACACGCCCCTCTGCGCAagctcaaaacaaaaatataaggacAAGGTGGCGCTATACTGAAGCCTGAGATGATCTCCCAGATTTTAGTATGTGTTACCGCCTTTCTGCTCATTTCCACTGCGCCATGACAGTCCCAGTCTGACCgtgtagggacaagaaaactccccagCCCGACAAGGAGGAGGAACTGGTGATGGAAGGGTGacgtctactcaagaatgaggaagaaggtggtcttctcccctgCCCACTTTCCTTCCGCTATAAAAGTGTAGCTTAGTTCTCAGGGCAGAGCTCCCCGCCTGCCCGCTTGTATCTCTCACAGGCGTCCTACAGCAATAAACTCTTTCCTTACCTGTCACTCTGCTGCTCAGTGAATTTTTTCTGCGCCGAGACAGAAGACCCTTCGCTCTACTATCACCCGAGACGCGTTCCGTCGGTTTCAGGTCTTCTGGGCCCAGGTGCTATCTGGACCCCTGGACGAGATCCTGCTCTCCCAGCTCAGCTGGCTCATTCCTTGGAGGAGCAACTCACGGAAGGGCCGCCTTACATCCCTCTTTCCGTGTCTGTGAGGGCCTgcaccctccccacacccacgAGAACCCACCAGCTGTGCTCTCTGCGTGGTCACCGTCCCCTGAACCACATTTACTGGAACTTCCACTTGTCCCTCTCTGAGGGCACCGCCCCAGCACCCATCACACTGTCCACACAGCAGGCCTTTCTGCTCTGCCACGATGCGTATATTCCCCAAGCCCACGAGCAAACCAAGACAACTTCCTCCTGGCCTTCACGCCACTCTGCTGACTGGTGGCCATAAACACCGAACGGACTGGACTTTTCTGGGAAGAACAGTCAATCCCACATTCTGCTTATCTTGATAGACAGTACAGGGAATGTTATTTACATGATATTTTGCACAAAGAGTAACCCCAAAATAACCGTGTAGGCATCAGAAGGTCGGGCACTTCCTCCCCTCCATTCGCAACGTTTCTGTACCGTGGTGAGCACAGGAGTCAGCCGCTCACTTCCCGCCCCAGGGGAAGAGATTTCAGAGCAGGGTCTGCCCCGCTGACTGGGGGACCCATCCCGGACTCCTGGACAGCCCTGGTGCCCGCTCTGATGAAACTAGTAAGAACACTGTCGTTAAAACGCAAACACTTTTTCTAAACGCTCCGTCCTCGGCTTCAGGAGTCGCACACGGCGTTGGCAGCGACTGCCCCGGGCCGAGCCGGGCGTCCCGGGCCTCACCCGGACTTcggaccctccccacccccgaaCGGCGGGGCCGCGGCCGCCGACCCGGCTCCACCGACCCCCGACTCCGGTATCCGAGGGGCCCGGTCGGCAGCAGATGCCGGCCGCCCGAGGCCCCGTCGGCCTGCAGCGCGCCGCCTTCCCGCCGCCCCGGGGCCGGGAAGGGGCTGTCACGTCCTGGGACCCTCACTCACCGGCCTCCCTCGCCGCACCCACGATCCACCGAGCGCGACCCGAGCGCCTGCGACGCCTCCAACGGGCCACCTCTTAGGCCCCGGCCATCACTCTTCCGGGAAGAGGCGGGTCGCAGGGCGGTGCGACCTCCCCGCGCCGATGCCGGCGCCGCCATCTTTCCCCCGGGCGGAAGCGGCCTCTCCGCCCTCCCGGGCGGCCAATGAGGAGCGTACGCGGGTCCACGTAGCCCGACGGCGCGGTCCGCGGCGCTTCCCGCGCCATGAAGCTGCTGCGGCGCGCGTGGCGGCACCGAACGGCGCTGGGCCTGAGCGCCCTGGCGCTGGGCGGCGCTGCGCTGCTCTACCTGGCGCGCTGCAGGGCGCCCGTCGACCCCGCCGCGCCCGCGCCCTTCGGCCCCGCGCGCGCCGCCGCTTTTCTGGCCGTACTGGTGGCTAGCGCGCCGCGGGCGGCCGAGCGGCGCAGCATGGTCCGCAGCACATGGCTGGCGGCGCGGCGCGGCGGCCCCGGGGACGTGTGGGCGCGCTTCGCCGTGGGCACCGGCGGGTTGGGCGCCGACGAGCGGCGCGCCTTGGAACGCGAACAGGCACGGCACGGAGACCTGCTGCTGCTGCCCGCGCTGCGTGACGCGTACGAGAACCTCACGGCCAAGGTGTTGGCCATGCTGGCCTGGCTGGACGAGCACGTGGCCTTCGAGTTCGTGCTCAAGGCAGACGACGACTCGTTCGCGCGTCTGGACGCGCTGCTGGCCGAGCTGCGCGCCCGCGACcccgcgcgccgccgccgcctctaCTGGGGCTTCTTCTCGGGCCGCGGCCGCGTCCGGCCCGGGGGCCGCTGGCGCGAGGCCGCCTGGCAGCTCTGCGACTACTACCTGCCCTACGCCCTGGGCGGCGGGTACGTGCTCTCGGCCGACCTCGTGCGCTACCTGCGCCTCAGCCGCGAGTACCTGCGCGCGTGGCACAGCGAGGACGTGTCGTTGGGCGCTTGGCTGGCGCCGGTGGACGTGCAGCGCGAGCACGACCCGCGCTTCGACACCGAGTACAAGTCCCGCGGCTGCAATAACCAGTACCTGGTGACGCACAAGCAGAGCCTGGAGGACATGCTAGAGAAGCACCGGACGCTGGCACGCGAGGGCCGCCTGTGCAAGCGGGAGGTGCAGCTGCGCCTGTCTTACGTCTACGACTGGTCGGCGCCACCCTCGCAGTGCTGCCAGCGGAAGGAGGGCATCCCCTGACCGCCCCGTGCAGGGCTGGGACGCCCGGCTCCCGACCCTGCGCAGCCATTCTGCCGCTCGTGGTGGTGTGTGGAGGTTGGACCGAGTCACTGGGGGCCGCCCGCCGGCTTTCCACTGGTGAAGCTGACAGCTTCTGGCTGGTCGTTAGCATGAGGCCGGCCCTCGAGAGGACCCAGTTTACCTGGTGACCATGGGCCAGATGCCAGGCAGCAGTGGACACCTCCTAAGCCCCGGCTCCGCTAAGCGCCCATACAGCCTACCCGAGGGCATCATCTTGTTCTGCGTCTGCGGCCAGCATCCTGTCAGACAGAAATGGCTTGTCCCTGGATTTCAGCGTTTTGCCTGGACGTGGGCGAGTCCGCAGGCAGCCCCGCGGGGCCTGAGCACACACTGTCCTCTCCCAGGCCGGCACCAAGGAGCCAGAGGATGGAGCTGACAGGCCTTGCAGGACATGACCCCAAAGAAAAATTCCCCGCCCCTCAGGGCTGGGGACAATGTCGTGTCCTGCCTCCACTGTACTGACCATCCATCTGCACCTGCTGAGGGCTGTGACCGCTGTTAACTGGGCCCTGGCACTTGGAGACTCGCCATGTGATGCAACCCAACAGCTTTTATAGAAGTTACTGTTGCTCTATGCCGTTAGGTCACCTCTTGCGTCTCCTGCTGGTAACCCTTGTCACATGTACGTCTAGAGTTTAACTTCGTTTTATGTGAGTCAGCTTTTGTGGTATTTTGGTCTGTGTGTTTGTCTGGAGTGAATTCGTGGTACGTGTAATTCAGAGCTTGCCtgctatttatttataaattttgtgaATTTGCGAAGATAAGCGTTTGAGTTGAGAGTTGGGGGGGGTCTCATATATTTTGGTATTTAAGAGAGGATTTTTCTGCGAGAACTTGGAATTCGTGGGTTAATCAGTTTTTCCAACTTGAGTTGTAGACGCATTGCTGCTTAAAAGTTGAGACATGGAAGAACTCATCCGCCTCTCTTCTGTTTACACGGAAGGCGACCCCACTGTCTCTCTCTAAAAACAATTTTCTCTAAGGCTTCCTCTCGGCCGCCCAGGGCAAGTGTTTCTGGAAGCATTGACGAGGTTTCCCAAAATCTGTCTTGAGACAGCCTTGCTGTGGCATGTCCCCTTGGGGACAGCAGGAGTTCGTGGCACCCTTGCACGTCCCCAGAAGGTTGGGGCTTCCTCTTTTCCCCGTTAAATGTGAAAAGTGAGCACTGTGGTCATTGCAGAAGTCAAATAAAGTGGCTCCCGGGAAACGGGGAGCCCTTCTCAGGCTGGGGGTGTGAGAACTCGCATTTTCTGTCTGGGTCCGGGCTGTGCTGCCACCTGCCTGCAGCCCAGGCTCTGGGGCACTAGGAACAGGAGGGCACAAGTCTCTGACTCACCTGTTTACTGCCATTCCCGAGCCCTCTCGGGCTGTGCATTTTAGGAGCGGTATCTTGGCCCAGGTGGCTTACACATCAGACGGCTCTCTCTTGTggcttctggaggctgggggccTGTGATCGGGGTGCCGGCGTGGTCGGGTTCTGTCAAGGCCCTCGTTCTGGTGTGCAGAGGGCCACCTTCCTGCCGTGCTGTGGTGGGGGAGCCAGGGCGAGCTCTCTGCTGTCCCTTCTTAGCAGGGCATTAATCCCCTCATGGGCCCCCTGACCCTGATCCAGACGCCACTGCACCAGGGCATTGGGGCCTCCGTCTGATTTGGGGGGCATAGTCAGTCCATAGTGACAGGTTTGGTTATTTTTGTCTAAAGGCAGAATATCAAGAACtctcagggatttccctggtggcgcagtggtttagaatccgtctgccaatgcagaggacatgggttcgagccctggtccgggaagatctcacatgccgcggagcagctcagcccgtgcgccacaactactgagcctgcgctctagggcctgcgagccacagctactgagacggcgtgccacagctactgaagcccgcgtacctagagcccgtgctgtgcagcaagagaagccaccgcagtgagaagcccgcgcaccacaaggaagaggagcccccgcccgccgcaactagagaaagcccgcgtgcagcaacggagacccaaggcggccataaataaataaataaaaagtctggGTCTCAGTCCAGAAAGAAGGGGGCAGTCTTATGGTTGGTGACCTGACCACAGTTCTCCTGCCTTGAGAAGGCAGAGGCTGGACAGCAGAGGCCCCAACCTCTGACCTGGCTCTGATTATGAGGTGTGGTGAGCCTTGCGCCAGGACTGACTGCGTGGCTGAAGGTTTGGGGACACCAGGGTGAGCTGGATGGGGCCCTGCCCTCCGCTGGGTGAGTGCTGAGGGATGCTGACCACGGCAGGACCCAGTTCCTGCTGACTGTCTGGGATGATGGTCCTGGGATGTCTCGTCTGAACCCCGGGATTATCGGAGGAATTGGTGGGCACACATGCCCATTTCTCAGAACAGGATAAGGTGCCTAGAGTGATGGGAAGACCTGTGGAGGCTCACATGGCCAGGGCAGAGCCGCTGGACCCTCAGATCCCTCCCGGGCACCGACGTCCAAGACCCCCTggtaaaaaatcttaaaattccaGGCACCTGTCTTGGGGGTGGGGCACTTGTGAGCTTTAGCGTTTAGTTGAACCATGTGAAAGTGCCAATATGCAACTAGTTTTGACCCACAAAAGTGGAAATTTCATGCTGTTCAACCTAAAacattaaatttcaaaacatCACACATACCCTGGGCTGACGGTGCCTGTCCACACTGTGGTTGAGGAGATGTCAGACAGCATGTTGGAGCTGAAGGCCAGGATCCCTTCCTAGAGGGACCCACAGCCACCCCATCTGTGGTCCTGGAGCCCGTGCACGGGCCACACGTGGGCGTCACGGAGCCCAGCCTGCCACCGGCCTGGAGGAGTctgccctcctccagcctctgcctctctgCTCCTGCCCTGTCCGCTTCGGCAGGTTCTCCTGGCCCGGCGGGGGCCAAGCCTTCACCCTCCCTGCCTGCTGGCACCATCCCCTGCATGTGGACCGGCCACGGCACCCCCTCCCAGGCAGCCCTCCTGGTCTGCACCTCCCACCTGCCGAGGCACTTGCCATGAAGTCCACGCCATCTGGGCATGGGTGCCCTGTGGACCAGGGGCCGAGCCCAGGCTGTCCCGGGTTCAGGAGGCAACAGGTCCTTAGGAGATGGGAAGTCGGACCACCAAACTGGCTTTTCTGGGGGAATTTAGGGTACAGGACACCTCAAGTGGTGAACAGCCCATGGGGACCCAAAActcaaagtttaatttaaaaatacgaTACGATATCActaattaataaaatagagaaacgGGGGGCCCAAGAACCTAGAGGACACGGTGCCTGCCAGGAAGGCCCAGGCATGGGGGGTGGTCTGTGGCACCGCACTGCCGGGGTCGCCACACGGCCACAGGTGGGCCCTCTCCAGACCTCCAAATCCTGGGTCCACCTGGTGGGGCTGAGTTAGCAGGACCAGTGACGCAGTGGAGGCCAGGGGTTCACCCAGGACACATGGCTGCCAGAAGAGACCCTAGGACAGAAAGGGGCTGAGGCTCCCCTCAAGTGAGCCCAGAGGTGCACCTGCCCTTGGTGCTGGGGCTTCCCAGCCTCCGGACCCTACAGTGCAGGCTGGTGTGCAAGTTGGAGCTGGGAAGAGATAGTGGCCCAGCTGTCCCCTTGTCCCTACGTGCTCAGCCAGCCCCTGACTCATCCCGGGGCGGGTGGcgtcctcccttccctgcccaccccgcAGTGTTGCTGTATATACCAGGTTTAGCCAGTAAGTTCTGGCCT
The genomic region above belongs to Phocoena sinus isolate mPhoSin1 chromosome 1, mPhoSin1.pri, whole genome shotgun sequence and contains:
- the B3GALT6 gene encoding beta-1,3-galactosyltransferase 6, producing the protein MKLLRRAWRHRTALGLSALALGGAALLYLARCRAPVDPAAPAPFGPARAAAFLAVLVASAPRAAERRSMVRSTWLAARRGGPGDVWARFAVGTGGLGADERRALEREQARHGDLLLLPALRDAYENLTAKVLAMLAWLDEHVAFEFVLKADDDSFARLDALLAELRARDPARRRRLYWGFFSGRGRVRPGGRWREAAWQLCDYYLPYALGGGYVLSADLVRYLRLSREYLRAWHSEDVSLGAWLAPVDVQREHDPRFDTEYKSRGCNNQYLVTHKQSLEDMLEKHRTLAREGRLCKREVQLRLSYVYDWSAPPSQCCQRKEGIP